A part of Aegilops tauschii subsp. strangulata cultivar AL8/78 chromosome 2, Aet v6.0, whole genome shotgun sequence genomic DNA contains:
- the LOC141040741 gene encoding F-box/FBD/LRR-repeat protein At1g80470-like encodes MAAADRISALPNDVLLRILSFAPTNEAAATTLLSRRWRSVWRRTSAINLDSRPYAKAERDLYYCTPTLEDFFDDAHDILAALRQPRKGSRRRRHGAGLKTLELFLEEGAYYISKSWRTEGDEAEPGHRVAKLLADPAVARLEELSIGCGQGHTREYRYFPPLASLPCAATLRVLELTNCNLEPPSTVPSSLAFPCMTDLTLRNCFFLEGYLQDMVDAAAALTSMTLVNVKQKAAETPGSDERFYEWDYFRLPLRLRCPTVTALVLVTFVDKKEVKASAAGGSGIELDMPSLRFFRFQGYPVKLSLMSPALGLTRVDFDVAHCHQGGCEIMNYEPLSCMITSFSTTRALKVRLRCIEDIVADEDGDAGVILPMFPNLKLLELDGEYQYMNSDTAAATARLLRSCPVMSELRLRLAMRYNYWYDRKHKDPVGGPFGESMDRFERLACRSSAVDLGGVSELPDPLTNNCAFRCLQTSLRKVTLRFKAKEVNCFPVQLAKFLAENAMVLEEMHVEDGNQFWTDHLCHKVGMWRAESFRRKNLPDTAAGFRV; translated from the coding sequence ATGGCCGCCGCCGACCGCATCTCCGCCCTCCCAAACGACGTTCTCCTGCGCATCCTGTCCTTCGCGCCGACGAACGAGGCGGCGGCCACCACCCTCCTTTCGCGTCGGTGGCGATCGGTGTGGCGCCGGACGAGCGCCATCAACCTCGACAGCAGACCCTACGCAAAAGCAGAGCGAGACCTCTACTACTGTACTCCGACGCTTGAGGATTTCTTCGACGACGCCCACGACATCCTCGCAGCGCTCCGCCAGCCGCGCAAaggatcccgccgccgccgccatggcgcGGGCCTCAAGACGCTCGAGCTCTTCCTGGAGGAAGGAGCCTACTACATCAGCAAGAGCTGGCGTACGGAGGGCGACGAGGCCGAACCGGGCCACAGGGTCGCCAAACTCCTCGCCGACCCTGCCGTGGCGCGGTTGGAAGAGCTCAGCATCGGCTGCGGGCAGGGCCATACAAGAGAGTACCGTTACTTCCCGCCGCTGGCGTCCCTGCCGTGTGCGGCCACGCTCCGGGTGCTGGAGCTCACGAACTGCAACCTAGAGCCGCCGTCGACGGTGCCATCCAGCCTGGCTTTCCCGTGCATGACAGATCTGACGTTGCGGAACTGCTTTTTCTTGGAGGGGTATCTTCAGGACATGGTCGACGCCGCGGCGGCGCTCACCAGCATGACGCTGGTGAACGTCAAGCAAAAGGCGGCGGAGACGCCGGGTTCTGACGAGAGATTCTACGAGTGGGACTACTTCAGGCTGCCACTACGCCTCCGATGCCCGACGGTCACCGCCTTGGTGCTCGTGACCTTTGTCGACAAGAAGGAGGTCAAGGCGTCCGCCGCTGGCGGCAGCGGCATCGAGCTCGACATGCCCAGCCTCCGCTTCTTCCGGTTCCAGGGATACCCCGTCAAGCTCTCGCTCATGTCGCCGGCGCTGGGGCTCACGCGAGTTGATTTCGATGTGGCTCACTGCCATCAGGGTGGCTGCGAGATCATGAATTACGAGCCGCTGTCCTGCATGATCACAAGCTTCTCGACCACGAGGGCCCTCAAGGTGCGCCTCAGGTGCATCGAGGACATCGTCGCCGACGAGGATGGGGACGCCGGGGTCATCCTGCCAATGTTCCCAAACTTGAAGCTCCTGGAACTAGACGGAGAGTACCAGTACATGAACAGCGACACGGCCGCGGCAACGGCGAGGCTGCTCCGCTCCTGCCCGGTGATGTCCGAGCTCCGGCTCAGGTTGGCCATGCGGTACAACTACTGGTACGATCGCAAGCACAAGGACCCAGTTGGGGGGCCCTTCGGCGAGTCCATGGACAGGTTTGAGAGGCTCGCGTGCAGGTCGTCGGCCGTGGACCTCGGCGGGGTGTCGGAGCTCCCGGACCCCCTGACCAACAACTGCGCGTTCCGCTGTCTGCAGACGAGCCTCCGGAAGGTGACGTTGCGGTTCAAGGCCAAGGAGGTGAACTGCTTCCCGGTGCAGCTCGCCAAGTTCCTCGCGGAGAACGCCATGGTGCTCGAGGAAATGCACGTCGAGGACGGCAACCAGTTCTGGACGGACCACCTGTGCCACAAGGTTGGGATGTGGAGAGCCGAGTCATTCCGGAGGAAGAACCTGCCGGACACGGCCGCCGGCTTTCGGGTGTAA